The following proteins come from a genomic window of Diadema setosum chromosome 20, eeDiaSeto1, whole genome shotgun sequence:
- the LOC140243983 gene encoding uncharacterized protein, with protein MEAETEGKTRIWMLYNRKPNLDPDVLSNYQSIANLPFVSKLLERIVSSQLMSYVDSNHLLPTNQSAYRNLHSTETALLKVLNDLLLAVDKVHSPESSVVIMESTTLCMLTTLKFMSPGDRIAAVNSLRECLNDIKAWSTANRLRLNEDKSELIHFSSQFRSTDPLPDLTTRDGVIKVSDCVRDLGFTLDKHLTLKHHITNICKSASWGIFKIGKIRRLLDQSSAERLVHAFVSSYLDYCNSLLAGLPLSHISPLQRIQNSAARLVSLSRRHDHISPVLRSLHWLPFHSRITFKSYF; from the exons ATGGAGGCAGAGACCGAAGGGAAGACAAGAATCTGGATGCTCTACAACAGG AAACCGAACCTAGATCCCGATGTCCTGAGCAATTACCAATCAATTGCCAATCTGCCATTTGTGAGTAAGCTTCTTGAAAGGATTGTGTCTTCACAGTTGATGTCTTATGTTGACAGTAATCATCTGCTTCCTACAAACCAGTCAGCATACCGCAACCTCCACTCAACAGAAACTGCCTTGTTGAAAGTGCTCAACGATCTCCTTCTTGCTGTCGACAAG GTCCACTCACCAGAATCATCAGTTGTCATCATGGAGTCAACTACGCTATGTATGCTGACGACACTCAAATTTATGTCACCTGGCGATAGGATTGCTGCTGTTAATTCACTGAGAGAATGTCTCAACGACATCAAAGCCTGGTCCACTGCCAACAGACTCCGTCTGAACGAAGACAAGTCTGAACTCATCCATTTCTCATCACAGTTTAGGAGCACAGATCCTCTACCAGATCTAACTACTCGGGATGGGGTTATTAAGGTCTCTGACTGTGTTAGAGACCTTGGCTTTACTTTGGACAAACACTTAACTCTTAAACACCATATCACAAACATTTGTAAGTCTGCATCATGGGGTATCTTCAAAATAGGGAAGATCAGGCGTCTGCTTGATCAATCATCAGCTGAGCGGCTCGTCCATGCCTTCGTCTCCTCCTATCTGGACTACTGCAACTCCCTCCTTGCCGgcctccctctttctcacaTATCCCCTCTCCAACGTATCCAAAATTCAGCCGCTAGATTAGTCTCCCTTAGTAGGAGACATGACCATATATCTCCTGTTCTCCGCTCACTCCATTGGCTTCCATTCCATTCCCGTATTACTTTCAAATCCTACTTCTGA